The following are encoded in a window of Amycolatopsis lexingtonensis genomic DNA:
- a CDS encoding glycosyl hydrolase family 18 protein translates to MLIALGGTAALAPPAAAAGSLTATLAMSGTTGTYTVANTGTASVSNWAITFTLPAGVTASTGENGTVTQNGTQVTLTPAYYIATLAPGRNTYPYSPTFRLSAAATPTQCRVDNANCDGSPDTPPGAPSGLRLVTKTTKTVALAWTASTAGSLPVTGYDVYQGSSLAVSVTGTSATITGLSPGTAYSFAVKAKDAKGNTSPASTPLSVTTNSPADDTQAPSAPTGLRSTGADSGSVSLAWTASTDNTGVIGYDVYRGSVLATTVTTTFAVVTGLAPSTSYTFTVRARDGYDNVSAPSAAVTARTGDIVSGYAKVGYFVQWGIYGRQYFVKNLETSGAAAKLTHLLYAFENIDPVNLTCLSGVTKGTTANPQDPNQGDGAGDAEADYSRPFAAAQSVDGVADTGWESLRGNFNQLKKLKAKHPNLKVLVSLGGWTYSKYFSDVAATDASRKKFVSSCVDTWLKGNIAPYGGAGGPGTAAGIFDGIDLDWEWPASADGHPGNRWSPADKDNLTALMAEFRTQMDAYGATTGKRYQLHAFTPADPNKVASGWDLSRVFNYLDVANVQGYDFHGSGSDNSWEPNRTGHQGNLYADADDPYPFHFSAEAAINAYTNAGVDPRRLTLGLAFYGRGWQGVADGGKNGEWQSATGAAPGQFAEEAGTRGYANLVASVPGCTVHHDTAAVATSCYTGNGGQWWTFDDAWSIGLKTTWLKQRGLLGVMAWEMSGDTGVLMNAVSAGLG, encoded by the coding sequence TTGCTGATAGCGCTCGGCGGCACCGCGGCCCTCGCGCCACCCGCCGCCGCGGCCGGTTCGCTGACCGCCACCCTGGCGATGAGCGGCACGACCGGCACCTACACCGTCGCCAACACCGGGACCGCCTCGGTGAGCAACTGGGCGATCACCTTCACGCTGCCCGCCGGCGTCACCGCGTCGACCGGCGAAAACGGCACGGTGACCCAGAACGGCACGCAGGTCACGCTGACCCCCGCGTACTACATCGCGACGCTGGCGCCGGGCCGGAACACCTACCCGTACAGCCCGACGTTCCGGCTCAGCGCGGCCGCGACACCCACGCAATGCCGCGTCGACAACGCCAACTGCGACGGTTCACCGGACACGCCACCGGGGGCGCCCAGTGGGCTCAGGCTGGTCACGAAGACGACCAAGACGGTGGCGCTGGCGTGGACCGCGTCGACGGCCGGGTCGTTGCCGGTGACCGGGTACGACGTCTACCAGGGCAGCTCCCTGGCCGTGTCGGTGACCGGGACGAGCGCGACGATCACCGGGCTGTCGCCGGGGACAGCGTACTCGTTCGCGGTGAAGGCCAAGGACGCCAAGGGGAACACCTCCCCCGCGAGCACTCCCCTGTCCGTGACGACGAACAGCCCGGCCGACGACACGCAGGCGCCGTCGGCTCCGACCGGGTTGCGCTCGACGGGCGCAGACTCGGGCAGCGTCTCCCTGGCCTGGACGGCGTCGACGGACAACACCGGCGTGATCGGCTACGACGTGTACCGCGGATCGGTACTGGCCACGACGGTGACCACGACGTTCGCCGTCGTGACCGGGCTGGCACCGTCCACTTCGTACACGTTCACGGTGCGGGCGCGCGACGGCTACGACAACGTGTCCGCGCCGAGCGCCGCGGTGACCGCCCGGACCGGCGACATCGTCTCGGGCTACGCGAAGGTCGGCTACTTCGTGCAGTGGGGCATCTACGGGCGCCAGTACTTCGTGAAGAACCTCGAAACCTCGGGCGCGGCGGCGAAGCTGACGCACCTGCTGTACGCGTTCGAGAACATCGACCCGGTGAACCTGACGTGCCTGTCCGGCGTCACGAAGGGCACCACGGCGAACCCCCAGGACCCCAATCAGGGTGACGGCGCCGGCGACGCCGAGGCGGACTACTCGCGCCCGTTCGCCGCGGCGCAGTCGGTGGACGGCGTGGCCGACACGGGCTGGGAGTCGCTGCGCGGCAACTTCAACCAGCTCAAGAAGCTCAAGGCGAAGCACCCCAATCTCAAGGTGCTGGTGTCGCTGGGCGGCTGGACGTACTCGAAGTACTTCTCCGACGTCGCGGCCACGGACGCGTCGCGCAAGAAGTTCGTCTCGTCGTGCGTCGACACGTGGCTGAAGGGCAACATCGCGCCCTACGGCGGCGCGGGCGGCCCGGGCACGGCGGCCGGCATCTTCGACGGCATCGACCTCGACTGGGAGTGGCCGGCGAGCGCCGACGGCCACCCGGGCAACCGCTGGAGCCCCGCTGACAAGGACAACCTGACGGCGCTGATGGCCGAATTCCGCACACAGATGGACGCGTACGGCGCGACGACCGGCAAGCGGTACCAGCTGCACGCGTTCACCCCGGCGGACCCGAACAAGGTGGCGTCCGGCTGGGACCTGTCCCGCGTCTTCAACTACCTGGACGTCGCGAACGTGCAGGGCTACGACTTCCACGGCTCGGGCAGCGACAACTCGTGGGAGCCGAACCGCACCGGCCACCAGGGCAACCTGTACGCCGACGCGGACGACCCGTACCCGTTCCACTTCAGCGCCGAGGCGGCGATCAACGCGTACACGAACGCGGGCGTCGACCCGCGGAGGCTGACGTTGGGCCTGGCGTTCTACGGCCGCGGCTGGCAGGGCGTGGCGGACGGTGGCAAGAACGGCGAATGGCAGTCGGCGACCGGCGCGGCCCCGGGCCAGTTCGCGGAGGAAGCGGGGACGCGCGGTTACGCCAACCTGGTCGCGAGCGTCCCGGGCTGCACGGTCCACCACGACACGGCCGCGGTGGCGACGTCCTGTTACACGGGCAACGGCGGCCAGTGGTGGACGTTCGACGACGCCTGGTCGATCGGGCTCAAGACGACGTGGCTGAAGCAGCGCGGTCTCCTCGGTGTGATGGCGTGGGAGATGTCGGGTGACACCGGTGTTCTGATGAACGCGGTCAGCGCCGGGCTCGGCTAG
- a CDS encoding LA2681 family HEPN domain-containing protein, with protein MTPTDHEILFLADSALAAAYEHVDDQPSEAASVAKEIFSRLQRITPGPIQQQVLVNCSSLLIDAGSRASDKEALDIAAELTAELISSPHLAHEEVARAKYNRANCLTSIVEYEFAITITESTDEAKLDDETIRAKELVHRLNSRTLLTEARRLYYAAGTDETIDADQRGRSFCNLANQLDFSGRWAEAYDAYLSALTIDPTNGNAAGNAAMLLRIAMQAGTVDVGHAAVLHNRFLRIAHDHLDRVAELAGPDTADFWRGLELFDVEDHWHPGNPDDHLQSWLIKHRLILATTALEGLGSTEVKWDSVHIDTVYTPIIQDGPPEIFAMINSIKAEYLVARRTIYTACQMAEESEGRQHHSDTGWYADTEDNRLYGQMPGMFVLGQRATLDVLDKICVCINEHFQIGDRPSSVAFRSFLAKKDTLGFRAEILNKLDISPTLVALRELVDDVNPNGLYPDAYNLRNAGTHRIVVATSDETKDLGVDSISLIGIDNLEKVAIQALQVTRAAIMYLVALVNHTERLKGVKDRVIKLPVVGQK; from the coding sequence ATGACCCCGACTGATCATGAGATTTTGTTCCTGGCTGACTCAGCTCTTGCCGCGGCCTACGAGCACGTGGACGACCAACCCAGCGAAGCAGCATCTGTCGCCAAGGAAATATTCTCTCGACTTCAAAGAATTACCCCGGGCCCAATCCAGCAGCAAGTACTAGTGAACTGCTCAAGCCTTTTGATCGACGCTGGCTCTCGGGCCTCCGACAAGGAAGCGCTAGATATTGCCGCCGAACTGACAGCCGAACTGATTTCTTCTCCCCATCTGGCACATGAAGAAGTTGCCAGGGCGAAATATAATAGAGCCAACTGCCTCACCTCAATTGTCGAATATGAATTCGCAATCACGATCACAGAATCTACCGACGAAGCCAAGTTAGACGACGAGACCATTAGGGCGAAAGAACTTGTACATAGACTTAATAGTCGCACCCTTCTTACTGAGGCTCGACGCCTTTACTATGCTGCCGGAACGGACGAAACCATCGATGCCGACCAGAGGGGACGCAGTTTTTGCAACTTGGCGAATCAACTGGACTTCTCCGGACGGTGGGCGGAAGCTTACGATGCATACCTGAGTGCGCTCACAATCGATCCCACCAACGGAAATGCAGCAGGAAATGCCGCCATGCTTCTGCGCATTGCCATGCAGGCAGGCACAGTCGACGTCGGCCATGCCGCAGTATTGCACAATAGGTTCCTTCGAATCGCACATGATCACCTAGACAGGGTCGCCGAACTGGCCGGACCAGATACTGCAGATTTCTGGAGAGGCCTTGAACTCTTCGACGTAGAAGATCATTGGCACCCCGGTAATCCGGATGACCATCTTCAGAGCTGGCTTATCAAGCATCGCTTAATCCTTGCTACGACAGCCCTAGAAGGACTCGGGTCCACGGAGGTCAAGTGGGACAGCGTACACATCGATACCGTCTACACACCTATAATACAGGATGGCCCTCCCGAAATTTTTGCGATGATTAATTCAATTAAAGCAGAGTATCTCGTCGCCAGAAGGACCATCTATACCGCCTGCCAGATGGCCGAAGAGTCCGAGGGGCGGCAGCATCACTCAGATACAGGCTGGTATGCCGACACTGAAGACAACAGACTTTACGGGCAAATGCCAGGGATGTTTGTACTTGGCCAGCGAGCGACACTTGATGTTCTGGACAAGATTTGCGTTTGCATCAACGAGCATTTTCAAATTGGAGACCGACCCTCATCGGTGGCTTTCCGAAGCTTTCTTGCCAAGAAGGATACCTTAGGGTTTCGAGCAGAGATTCTTAACAAGCTAGATATTAGCCCTACGCTTGTCGCACTGCGAGAACTTGTTGATGACGTCAACCCGAACGGGCTCTACCCGGACGCCTACAATCTCAGAAACGCCGGGACCCATCGAATCGTGGTAGCAACTTCAGATGAAACAAAGGACTTAGGAGTCGATTCAATCAGCCTTATTGGGATCGACAATCTTGAAAAAGTTGCGATTCAAGCTTTGCAAGTCACGCGCGCCGCGATAATGTACCTAGTTGCCCTGGTCAACCATACAGAGCGACTGAAAGGTGTCAAAGATCGAGTGATCAAACTTCCCGTCGTTGGACAGAAATAG
- a CDS encoding tyrosine-type recombinase/integrase, producing the protein MRWIDPVTKRRPSKSEAFASEDEARDWITRMERAAAQGVDPNTATMKLADYGTTNMTFALRGLEAKTTDPYLAGWRKRVVPTLGHLPVSMITNGAVDRAVHAWIADECSRSTVKNSIAVLVRVMEQALRDGIIDRNPARVTGWQQEYKRAEDELDDPRSLALPDWISLTTLANALVARSSGEYRGWGDVVLFAACTAARIGEVSGCRVADIDTSSWTWTVRRQTTPSPGGLVDKGTKGKRARTVPLIEDIRELVQRRIALAGNEPDGRLFKGPRGGRITTAVLRDATAWDDVVANLGYDHLRRHDLRHTGLTWMADAGVPVHHLRKIAGHGSLSTTQRYLHPSQRSVTEAGDLLSSYLKRDGKIGLRAI; encoded by the coding sequence GTGCGGTGGATCGACCCGGTGACGAAGAGGCGTCCGAGCAAGTCGGAGGCGTTCGCGTCCGAGGACGAAGCTCGCGACTGGATCACCCGGATGGAGCGTGCCGCCGCCCAGGGGGTCGATCCGAACACGGCGACGATGAAGCTGGCCGACTATGGGACGACGAACATGACGTTCGCTCTGCGTGGGCTGGAGGCCAAGACCACCGATCCGTACCTGGCCGGGTGGCGGAAGCGGGTCGTCCCGACGCTGGGGCACCTGCCGGTCAGCATGATCACGAACGGGGCGGTCGACCGTGCGGTTCACGCGTGGATCGCGGACGAGTGCAGCCGGTCGACGGTGAAGAACAGCATCGCGGTGCTGGTCAGGGTCATGGAGCAGGCGCTTCGGGACGGGATCATCGACCGAAACCCGGCCCGGGTGACCGGCTGGCAGCAGGAGTACAAGCGCGCCGAGGACGAGTTGGACGATCCGAGGTCGCTGGCGCTGCCGGACTGGATCTCGCTCACTACGCTGGCTAACGCCCTGGTAGCGCGGTCGTCGGGGGAGTACCGGGGTTGGGGTGACGTGGTTCTGTTCGCTGCTTGTACGGCGGCCCGGATCGGGGAAGTCTCGGGCTGCCGGGTTGCGGATATCGATACCTCGTCGTGGACTTGGACGGTTCGCCGGCAGACGACGCCGTCACCTGGTGGACTGGTGGACAAGGGAACGAAGGGGAAACGGGCTCGGACGGTCCCGCTGATCGAGGACATCCGAGAGTTGGTTCAGCGACGTATCGCGCTCGCTGGCAACGAGCCGGACGGCCGGCTTTTCAAGGGGCCCCGTGGGGGTCGGATCACGACAGCGGTGCTCCGAGATGCGACGGCATGGGACGACGTAGTAGCAAATCTGGGTTACGACCATCTCCGGCGACACGACTTGAGACACACAGGGTTGACGTGGATGGCGGATGCCGGCGTTCCCGTGCACCACCTGCGAAAGATCGCAGGACATGGGTCGTTGTCTACCACGCAGCGATACTTGCACCCTAGTCAACGGTCGGTAACCGAGGCTGGCGATCTTTTATCAAGCTACTTAAAGCGTGACGGCAAAATAGGTCTGAGGGCAATATAG
- a CDS encoding FtsK/SpoIIIE domain-containing protein: protein MSAGFAVVALAGLGLGVWVLHKVGRALASILEALAAAAVVFVALWWLCKAVVWMLAQVVTRWRTSLAIVAVYGWCELFGWLSLAITLGGLATILAAWWAIDAVSFDQWCWRFLRSWWARWAVYGRKLPEWLHACGLSVRDEALPVVVNVNLVGRRRALSRSTSNRPNARMPKVLSVRSGASWDEVRVELVAGQKPEDFDDAARALAVARKVARCQVRELAPNVVSIDFQRRDLLGGGVAGPQVPDGVDSTGVDLRNVWAGRTEYGRDWRVPLLGSGAHCLTAGASGAGKNSVMWCPLVAAAPAIRAGVVRMCGIDPKGMELAYGRGIFARYAVGGKDAVEVLDGLVEEMESRKRAFAGRLRTIPVSTEYPLELLEFDEIGALTKYTDRKTREAIVERVALLTTQGRALGISVRGYVQEPTKDTVPVRELFTRRVCLRVTSKTHVGMVLGDGAYERGAWANRIGDSEAGVGYVWGEGIREPLRIRAGWVSDATVKALEAYVTNGGVADLRHGGEGVAA from the coding sequence ATGTCTGCCGGCTTCGCGGTAGTGGCCTTGGCTGGGCTGGGGCTCGGTGTGTGGGTGCTGCACAAGGTCGGCCGCGCCCTGGCCTCGATTCTGGAAGCTCTGGCTGCGGCGGCCGTGGTGTTCGTGGCCCTGTGGTGGCTGTGCAAGGCTGTCGTGTGGATGCTCGCCCAGGTCGTGACCCGGTGGCGGACCAGCCTTGCCATAGTCGCGGTCTATGGCTGGTGTGAGCTGTTCGGCTGGCTGTCGCTGGCGATCACCCTCGGCGGCCTCGCGACAATCCTTGCCGCTTGGTGGGCGATCGACGCCGTCTCGTTCGACCAGTGGTGCTGGCGGTTCCTGCGCTCCTGGTGGGCTCGCTGGGCCGTGTACGGCCGGAAGCTGCCGGAGTGGCTGCACGCGTGCGGTCTCTCGGTGCGGGATGAGGCGCTGCCGGTGGTGGTGAACGTCAACCTCGTCGGCCGTCGACGCGCGCTCTCCCGCTCGACCTCGAACCGGCCGAACGCACGGATGCCCAAGGTGCTCAGCGTCCGCTCCGGCGCGTCGTGGGATGAGGTGCGGGTGGAGCTGGTGGCCGGGCAGAAGCCGGAGGACTTCGACGACGCCGCTCGTGCCTTGGCCGTCGCGCGGAAGGTCGCTCGCTGCCAGGTCCGCGAACTGGCCCCCAACGTCGTCTCGATCGACTTCCAACGCCGTGACCTGCTCGGCGGCGGGGTGGCCGGCCCCCAGGTCCCGGACGGCGTCGACTCGACCGGGGTGGACCTGCGCAACGTGTGGGCCGGGCGGACCGAGTACGGGCGTGACTGGCGGGTCCCGCTGCTGGGCTCTGGTGCGCACTGCCTGACCGCTGGTGCCTCGGGTGCAGGCAAGAACAGCGTCATGTGGTGTCCGCTCGTGGCCGCTGCTCCGGCGATCCGGGCCGGGGTGGTGCGCATGTGCGGGATCGATCCCAAGGGCATGGAACTGGCCTACGGGCGTGGGATCTTCGCCCGCTACGCGGTGGGCGGCAAGGACGCGGTCGAGGTGCTTGACGGCCTGGTGGAGGAGATGGAATCCCGCAAGCGCGCGTTCGCCGGTCGGCTGCGCACGATCCCGGTGTCGACGGAGTATCCGTTGGAGCTACTGGAGTTCGACGAGATCGGGGCGCTCACGAAGTACACCGACCGCAAGACCCGTGAGGCCATTGTGGAGCGCGTCGCACTGCTGACGACGCAGGGGCGTGCGCTGGGGATCTCGGTCCGCGGCTACGTCCAGGAGCCCACCAAGGACACCGTCCCGGTCCGGGAGCTGTTCACCCGGCGGGTGTGCCTGCGCGTCACCTCGAAGACGCACGTCGGGATGGTGCTGGGTGACGGCGCGTACGAGCGCGGGGCGTGGGCGAACCGGATCGGCGACTCGGAGGCCGGCGTGGGCTACGTGTGGGGTGAAGGCATCCGCGAACCCCTGCGCATCCGGGCCGGGTGGGTCTCCGACGCCACGGTCAAGGCGCTGGAGGCATACGTGACTAATGGGGGTGTCGCGGATCTGCGGCACGGCGGTGAGGGGGTGGCCGCGTGA
- a CDS encoding enoyl-CoA hydratase/isomerase family protein, whose translation MTQQVRLDRDGGLAVLTVDAPPLNLYTASLQSSLASALDSLEAAPARALLIRAEGKIVSGGVDVSLFDAQGSPAEAKVLFDEMLAVPDRIAALPFPTVFAAHGLCLTWAFEVAVACDLILAASRAKFGLVEKVVGLTPTMGGTQRLAARAGVGRAKEFVMTGDTYDAATLERWNVVNRVLPDEGFDDAAREFARQLAAGPTQAHAATKRVLDHFSAGGVPEANAHITSIAAALFETEDLRGAVKSFLADGPGKATFSGR comes from the coding sequence ATGACTCAGCAGGTCCGCCTCGATCGTGACGGCGGGCTCGCCGTCCTGACCGTCGACGCTCCGCCGTTGAACCTCTACACGGCTTCGCTGCAGTCCTCGCTCGCTTCGGCCCTCGACTCGCTGGAGGCGGCCCCGGCGCGCGCCCTGCTGATCCGGGCCGAAGGCAAGATCGTCAGCGGCGGCGTCGACGTCTCGCTGTTCGACGCGCAAGGTTCGCCCGCCGAGGCGAAGGTGCTGTTCGACGAGATGCTCGCGGTGCCGGACCGGATCGCGGCCCTGCCGTTCCCGACCGTGTTCGCCGCCCACGGCCTCTGCCTGACCTGGGCGTTCGAGGTCGCCGTGGCCTGCGACCTCATCCTCGCCGCCTCGCGCGCCAAGTTCGGTCTGGTCGAGAAGGTCGTCGGGCTGACCCCGACCATGGGCGGCACCCAGCGGCTCGCCGCTCGCGCAGGAGTGGGCCGCGCCAAGGAGTTCGTGATGACCGGCGACACCTACGACGCGGCCACGCTGGAGCGCTGGAACGTCGTCAACCGCGTGCTGCCGGACGAGGGCTTCGACGACGCTGCGCGGGAGTTCGCGCGTCAGCTGGCGGCCGGGCCGACCCAAGCGCACGCGGCGACCAAGCGCGTCCTCGACCACTTCTCCGCCGGCGGCGTCCCCGAGGCGAACGCGCACATCACGTCGATCGCGGCCGCGCTCTTCGAGACCGAAGACCTTCGCGGTGCGGTGAAGTCGTTCCTGGCCGACGGGCCGGGCAAAGCGACGTTCTCGGGCCGTTAA
- a CDS encoding AMED_5909 family protein gives MRKGEPRTLRDAHEVVMDRRPPTDANPSVWLAFRLGNARLYKAVADVDRGHHHEALYWAGYEERKAGEISADLQREGTPAE, from the coding sequence GTGCGCAAGGGTGAGCCAAGGACGCTGCGGGACGCCCATGAGGTCGTGATGGACCGCCGGCCACCGACCGACGCCAACCCGTCGGTGTGGCTGGCGTTCCGCCTCGGCAACGCACGGCTCTATAAGGCCGTCGCGGACGTCGACCGGGGTCATCACCACGAGGCGCTGTACTGGGCCGGATACGAGGAGCGGAAGGCGGGTGAGATCTCGGCGGACCTTCAGAGGGAAGGGACGCCTGCTGAGTAG
- a CDS encoding alginate lyase family protein, with the protein MSRFRRVFALGALIPLALGLIATPAPAAPATFTHPGVLVSRPQLDFVKTQVNAGAQPWKAAYDQALASSYASLSRTPKPRAVVECGSYSNPNYGCTDEREDAIAAYTDALIWYISGDARYAQKSIALMDAWSATITSHTNSNAPLQTGWAGSSWPRAAEIIKYTYSSWPNSGRFATMLRNVYLNTVINGSNSNGNWELSMMEAAVGISVFLEDKTNFDKAVTRYRNRVAAYVYLASDGSLPKTVPGSGLDTRSEIVSYWQGQSTFVDGLTQETCRDFTHTGYGIAAIADVAETLRIQGQDVYGTDVGERLRQALGFQSKYQLGTAVPSWLCSGSLKLGLGPVTEVGFNALHTRLGIAMTNTQTLTERQRPAGSNNLFVAWQTLTHAGNAA; encoded by the coding sequence ATGTCCCGCTTCCGCAGAGTTTTCGCTTTGGGCGCCCTGATCCCGCTGGCACTGGGCTTGATCGCCACGCCGGCCCCCGCCGCCCCGGCGACGTTCACGCACCCGGGCGTGCTGGTGAGCCGCCCGCAACTGGACTTCGTGAAAACCCAGGTGAACGCCGGCGCCCAGCCCTGGAAAGCGGCGTACGACCAGGCTTTGGCGAGTTCGTACGCCTCCCTGTCCCGCACCCCGAAACCGCGTGCGGTCGTGGAATGCGGCTCCTATTCGAACCCGAACTACGGCTGCACGGACGAGCGCGAAGACGCGATCGCGGCGTACACGGACGCCCTGATCTGGTACATCTCCGGCGACGCCCGCTACGCCCAGAAGTCGATCGCGCTGATGGACGCGTGGTCGGCGACGATCACGAGCCACACCAACAGCAACGCCCCGCTGCAGACGGGCTGGGCGGGCTCGTCGTGGCCGCGCGCGGCGGAGATCATCAAGTACACGTACTCGAGCTGGCCGAATTCCGGCCGGTTCGCCACGATGCTGCGCAATGTGTACCTGAACACCGTCATCAACGGCAGCAACAGCAACGGCAACTGGGAACTGTCCATGATGGAGGCCGCGGTCGGCATCTCGGTGTTCCTGGAGGACAAGACGAACTTCGACAAGGCGGTAACCCGTTACCGCAACCGCGTCGCGGCCTATGTTTACTTGGCTTCGGACGGTTCGCTGCCGAAGACGGTCCCGGGCAGCGGTCTGGACACCCGTTCGGAGATCGTGAGCTACTGGCAGGGCCAGTCGACGTTCGTGGACGGCCTCACCCAGGAGACCTGCCGCGACTTCACCCACACGGGCTACGGCATCGCCGCGATCGCGGACGTGGCGGAGACGCTGCGCATCCAGGGCCAGGACGTGTACGGAACGGACGTGGGCGAGCGCCTGCGCCAGGCCCTGGGCTTCCAGTCGAAGTACCAGCTGGGCACGGCGGTGCCCTCCTGGCTGTGCTCCGGCTCGTTGAAGCTCGGCCTGGGCCCCGTGACGGAGGTGGGGTTCAACGCGCTCCACACCCGCCTTGGGATCGCGATGACGAACACCCAGACGTTGACCGAGCGTCAGCGGCCGGCGGGGTCGAACAACCTCTTCGTGGCGTGGCAGACGCTGACGCACGCGGGGAACGCGGCTTGA
- a CDS encoding helix-turn-helix transcriptional regulator has product MELRLVDGRWLTTEELGALLGVDPSTVRRWRTSRPPQGPPFVQLSERVTVYSASDVEAWLRSRRVDPGQAAA; this is encoded by the coding sequence ATGGAGCTGCGACTGGTGGATGGGCGGTGGCTCACGACTGAGGAGTTGGGCGCCCTGCTCGGCGTTGATCCGTCGACGGTGCGCAGGTGGCGAACATCCCGGCCGCCGCAGGGACCGCCCTTCGTGCAGCTGTCCGAGCGGGTGACCGTGTACAGCGCGTCGGACGTCGAAGCGTGGCTACGGAGTAGGCGCGTTGATCCAGGTCAGGCAGCTGCGTGA
- a CDS encoding replication initiator produces the protein MGETRAERMRTPLAADVIRATAEKHGVCVRPFTMEVGDTTTGELRYVPVPCGSTVESVCLPCARKAKALRQVQCREGWHMTEEPSLTPAPPSENHKELLTYRADLVAAYREVVEHDQVEAEELREEVAGVDAELRQLGLRGRLPALDVPARRAVKRSTKRRQDTPNLPRRKVAKTTVGREYAGKFRPSMFVTLTCDTYGPVRGDGAPVDPARYDYRRAARDAVHFSALVDRWWQNLRRVVGWDAQYFATVEPQRRAAPHLHAAIRGSVPHDVIRQVTEATYHQVWWPAHDEIVYADRLPVWDGPEAGFVDPETREPLTRWDDAVEAVECPSHVVRFGRQVHSKGILGGTDEAGRHIGYLTKYLTKSTGEVVEADSAAQADHHDRLHAELSVTPCSPRCAVWLLYGVQPKGVTGKTTPGHCKGRAHRRTTLGLPGRRVLVSRKWSGRTLMDHKADRRAFVLQALAAVGIEKPDADRSQQVWRKVEPGDPQVPPRPHLVMRAIAERITWKAEYDRALLAAGRPPETSATELAA, from the coding sequence ATGGGTGAGACACGTGCAGAGCGGATGCGGACACCGCTGGCTGCTGACGTGATCCGGGCGACGGCGGAGAAGCACGGGGTCTGTGTCCGCCCGTTCACGATGGAGGTGGGGGACACCACGACCGGCGAACTTCGGTACGTCCCGGTGCCCTGTGGGTCCACTGTCGAGTCGGTCTGTCTGCCCTGCGCCCGGAAGGCGAAGGCGCTGCGGCAGGTCCAGTGCCGCGAAGGCTGGCACATGACCGAAGAACCGAGCCTCACCCCTGCTCCTCCGTCGGAGAACCACAAGGAACTGCTGACGTACCGCGCCGACCTCGTCGCGGCCTACCGGGAGGTGGTCGAGCACGACCAGGTGGAGGCCGAGGAGCTGCGGGAGGAGGTTGCCGGGGTTGATGCGGAACTTCGGCAACTCGGGCTGCGGGGCCGGCTTCCCGCCCTCGACGTCCCGGCCAGGCGGGCGGTGAAGCGCTCGACCAAGCGCAGGCAGGACACGCCAAACCTTCCTCGGCGAAAGGTCGCGAAGACCACCGTGGGCCGGGAGTACGCGGGGAAGTTTCGGCCGTCCATGTTCGTGACGCTGACCTGCGACACCTACGGGCCGGTTCGCGGTGACGGTGCTCCGGTCGACCCGGCCCGGTACGACTACCGGCGGGCTGCTCGGGATGCGGTGCACTTCTCGGCGTTGGTGGATCGGTGGTGGCAGAACCTGCGCCGGGTCGTCGGTTGGGACGCGCAGTACTTCGCCACGGTCGAGCCGCAGCGTCGGGCCGCGCCACACCTGCACGCGGCGATTCGGGGCTCGGTGCCGCATGACGTGATCCGGCAGGTCACTGAGGCCACCTATCACCAGGTCTGGTGGCCGGCGCATGACGAGATCGTCTACGCCGATCGGCTGCCGGTCTGGGACGGCCCTGAGGCCGGCTTCGTTGATCCGGAGACGCGTGAGCCGCTGACTCGGTGGGACGACGCGGTGGAGGCGGTCGAGTGTCCGTCGCACGTGGTCCGGTTCGGGCGGCAGGTGCACTCGAAGGGCATCCTGGGCGGGACTGACGAGGCCGGCCGCCACATCGGCTACCTGACCAAGTACCTCACCAAGTCCACCGGCGAAGTGGTCGAGGCAGACAGCGCGGCACAAGCCGATCACCACGACCGGCTTCACGCCGAGCTGTCGGTCACGCCGTGCTCGCCGCGCTGCGCGGTATGGCTGCTCTACGGCGTCCAGCCCAAGGGCGTCACGGGCAAGACCACCCCGGGGCACTGCAAGGGCCGGGCTCACCGCCGGACCACGCTCGGCCTGCCCGGCCGCCGTGTCCTGGTCTCGCGAAAGTGGTCCGGCAGGACGCTGATGGACCACAAGGCCGACCGGCGAGCCTTCGTGCTCCAAGCGCTCGCGGCCGTCGGGATCGAGAAGCCGGACGCCGACCGCTCGCAGCAGGTCTGGCGCAAGGTCGAGCCCGGCGACCCGCAGGTCCCACCCCGGCCACACCTGGTCATGCGCGCGATCGCGGAACGGATCACGTGGAAGGCCGAGTACGACCGGGCGCTATTGGCGGCGGGGAGACCTCCAGAAACTTCGGCAACCGAGCTGGCGGCGTAA